A part of Thermoplasmatales archaeon genomic DNA contains:
- a CDS encoding AbrB/MazE/SpoVT family DNA-binding domain-containing protein, which produces MGFKTIISKASTTGNSLRTTIPISIVKQFGLKEGDELEWILKVKSNKMIIEVNPRRIEDD; this is translated from the coding sequence ATGGGATTTAAAACAATTATTTCAAAAGCATCTACAACAGGAAATTCATTAAGAACTACTATCCCAATTAGCATTGTAAAGCAATTTGGTTTAAAAGAAGGAGATGAGTTGGAATGGATATTAAAAGTTAAAAGTAATAAAATGATTATTGAGGTAAATCCTAGGAGGATTGAGGATGATTGA
- a CDS encoding winged helix-turn-helix transcriptional regulator: MIKNISKEILIRKSLQYMQNIHKLLGQKYVRLILEELEKDDKSFSEIAYNVVKNTAMANNTLKKLLAENFVKKNNKGRKTIYSITEKGKELLNYIRVGDKFE, translated from the coding sequence ATGATTAAAAATATTTCAAAAGAAATTTTAATCAGAAAATCTTTACAGTATATGCAAAATATTCACAAGCTATTAGGACAAAAATATGTTCGACTAATTTTGGAGGAATTAGAGAAAGATGATAAAAGTTTTAGTGAAATTGCTTATAACGTTGTAAAAAATACCGCTATGGCAAACAACACTCTGAAAAAACTCCTTGCAGAGAATTTCGTAAAGAAAAACAATAAAGGTAGAAAAACAATATATTCTATTACGGAAAAAGGTAAAGAATTGCTAAATTATATTAGGGTTGGTGATAAATTTGAATGA
- the tcmP gene encoding three-Cys-motif partner protein TcmP, with translation MEVKPHTSLKHRILGCYFRICRNVMKGKNKKLFYVDLYAGDGICKCNRAPLQKWAPPYFSLLEYAKKENLYLKCIFNDIDASKINNLKIALEPYNEYVLKIFNEDTNVVYKKVLKLIPSNEWSIFFLDPSNHNHLYFSTIKEISSHSFSSPDYIRKPELIITLMTYTMQQYIKQSKRKNLLEAKKNEYLCSVDKAIGTQEWRKWLIDRNGKKFHQAICDIFISQLSRLGYDTVYFNINQTTADNVIYYLIFATSVPDAYKIISKKFEPYIKKIKEDEWVKENFKFYKKAIAKEKGIKLLDEFSS, from the coding sequence ATGGAAGTGAAACCCCATACATCTTTAAAACATAGGATTCTTGGGTGTTACTTTAGGATATGTAGAAATGTTATGAAAGGCAAAAATAAAAAATTATTTTATGTGGATTTGTATGCCGGGGATGGAATATGTAAATGTAATAGAGCACCCTTGCAGAAATGGGCCCCTCCTTACTTTAGTCTTCTTGAATACGCAAAAAAAGAAAACCTATATTTGAAATGTATATTTAATGATATAGATGCCTCAAAAATTAACAATTTAAAAATAGCTTTAGAGCCGTATAACGAATATGTTCTAAAGATTTTTAATGAAGACACAAATGTTGTATATAAAAAAGTTCTAAAATTAATTCCTTCCAACGAATGGAGTATATTCTTTCTCGACCCTTCAAATCATAATCATCTCTATTTCTCAACAATTAAGGAAATAAGCAGTCATTCTTTTTCTTCCCCCGATTATATTAGAAAACCAGAATTGATAATAACTCTTATGACCTACACTATGCAACAATATATTAAACAATCTAAAAGAAAAAATCTTTTAGAAGCAAAGAAAAATGAGTATTTATGTAGTGTAGACAAGGCAATAGGAACACAAGAGTGGAGAAAATGGTTGATAGATAGAAATGGGAAAAAATTTCATCAAGCAATTTGTGATATTTTTATCTCTCAACTAAGCAGATTAGGATATGATACAGTTTATTTCAATATTAATCAAACAACCGCTGATAATGTGATATATTATCTTATTTTTGCGACTTCTGTTCCAGATGCCTATAAAATAATTTCTAAGAAATTCGAACCCTATATAAAGAAGATAAAAGAGGATGAATGGGTGAAAGAAAATTTTAAATTTTATAAAAAGGCTATAGCAAAAGAAAAAGGAATAAAACTATTGGATGAATTTTCATCATAA
- a CDS encoding transposase: MSSKNNKSRINKHNAVFIDTRVKKRIDNSIYSIFKYSTENEIKVVNLILQLDLGLLKKKKYREIKYSYEGLLKAVLLMKLKNIKFITELVEYLQNHKREAKKLGLKQVPDRRTFSYFINHVLDDKTKAMIDYIARKIMEIADKFSIDLNIEPAIEKPKKKVAKSTIYHKKNKKSKELARLLKKKISPFLELNIGKNAVYKKNDFVDLLIHLALTQDFAENGSKTLREIRKCVPDADTLLYHLKKYSNLKDLQRIFTIIFEKIWEMARKENLFNPYRKYDVAIDFTDWLFYGDKTAPMIVGTKPKDGTDKCYRFATINIVEADRRFTLLALPVGHFDKKEDILAKLIEYAKQRIRIRKVYLDRGFFSTKCIQTLNKHHLNFLMPCTSYSTVIHLLKISPAPSVVKDFRIGDVLINVVIVESDGKKYAFASNEDWDENDVDLADKIFRQYGKRWGIETSYRVKKHSFRPKTTSKNYLIRFFYFMFSVLMYNLWILLDIILCILVFGMKKARHIITSKLFATIFYKSGDG, translated from the coding sequence ATGTCCTCAAAAAATAATAAAAGCAGGATTAATAAGCATAACGCCGTATTCATAGATACAAGAGTAAAGAAAAGGATAGATAACAGCATCTACTCTATTTTTAAATACTCAACAGAAAATGAAATAAAAGTTGTAAATTTAATTTTACAACTTGATTTGGGTTTACTCAAGAAAAAGAAGTATAGAGAGATAAAGTATTCTTATGAAGGATTATTGAAAGCCGTTCTTTTGATGAAATTAAAGAATATAAAATTTATAACGGAATTGGTTGAATATCTCCAAAACCATAAAAGGGAGGCAAAGAAACTAGGACTAAAACAAGTTCCAGATAGGAGAACATTCAGCTACTTCATTAATCATGTTTTGGATGATAAAACAAAAGCCATGATTGATTATATAGCAAGAAAGATTATGGAGATTGCCGACAAATTTTCCATAGATTTGAATATTGAGCCAGCAATAGAAAAGCCAAAGAAGAAAGTGGCTAAAAGCACGATTTATCATAAAAAGAATAAAAAATCAAAGGAGTTAGCAAGGTTGCTTAAAAAGAAAATATCACCATTTTTAGAGTTAAATATAGGAAAAAATGCAGTCTATAAGAAAAATGATTTTGTTGACTTGTTAATCCATTTAGCATTAACCCAAGATTTTGCAGAAAATGGTTCAAAAACTCTGAGAGAAATTAGAAAATGTGTTCCAGATGCAGACACCTTGCTTTATCATTTAAAGAAATACAGTAATTTGAAGGATTTGCAGAGAATATTCACAATCATTTTTGAAAAGATATGGGAAATGGCAAGAAAAGAGAATTTATTCAACCCCTATAGGAAATATGATGTTGCAATCGATTTTACAGATTGGTTATTTTATGGAGATAAAACAGCCCCTATGATTGTGGGAACAAAACCAAAGGATGGAACTGATAAGTGTTATAGATTTGCTACAATTAATATTGTTGAAGCAGATAGGAGATTTACTCTCCTTGCTTTACCAGTTGGTCACTTTGATAAAAAAGAAGATATTTTGGCAAAATTGATAGAATATGCAAAACAGAGGATAAGAATCAGGAAAGTTTATTTGGACAGAGGATTCTTTTCCACCAAATGCATTCAAACCCTCAATAAACACCACCTAAATTTCTTGATGCCATGCACTTCATATTCTACCGTCATTCATTTATTGAAAATATCGCCAGCTCCTTCTGTTGTAAAAGATTTTAGAATAGGAGATGTGCTAATAAATGTGGTAATTGTTGAGAGTGATGGAAAGAAATACGCTTTTGCAAGCAATGAAGACTGGGATGAAAATGATGTTGACTTGGCAGATAAAATTTTTAGGCAATACGGAAAAAGATGGGGAATTGAAACAAGTTATAGAGTCAAGAAACATTCATTTCGCCCAAAAACCACCTCAAAGAACTATCTCATAAGATTTTTTTATTTCATGTTCTCTGTTCTGATGTATAATCTCTGGATTTTATTGGATATTATTCTTTGCATTCTCGTTTTTGGAATGAAAAAAGCAAGGCATATTATAACTTCAAAGTTATTTGCAACAATATTTTACAAGTCAGGAGATGGATAA
- a CDS encoding response regulator, whose product MIRMLVIEDEEPIQELIKEYLAPLKLEIHQAFSGEEGVEKYRELFENKKRPDIVIMDLKLPGIDGVETTKRILKIDSEANVYGFTAYFGTEWAKELEKAGAKGIIARPVGFDGFREIIKELLKI is encoded by the coding sequence ATGATTAGAATGCTTGTTATAGAAGATGAGGAACCAATCCAGGAATTAATAAAGGAATATCTCGCCCCTTTAAAATTAGAAATACATCAGGCATTTAGTGGGGAGGAAGGAGTGGAAAAATATAGAGAACTTTTTGAAAATAAAAAAAGACCCGACATAGTTATAATGGATCTAAAGTTGCCTGGTATAGATGGGGTTGAAACAACAAAGAGAATACTAAAAATTGATTCTGAAGCAAATGTCTATGGTTTCACTGCCTACTTTGGCACTGAATGGGCAAAAGAGCTGGAAAAGGCGGGCGCAAAGGGAATTATAGCAAGACCTGTTGGTTTTGATGGTTTTAGGGAAATAATAAAAGAATTGTTGAAAATATAA
- a CDS encoding fumarate hydratase — protein MKDKITNAIADLISSAVIDLSSDVEEALRKAMEKEDEIGKAQLKAILENVELARKQKKPICQDTGTPTFFVKLGVDFPYRGIIEEAIVEGVRIATKNVPLRPNAVDPITGKNSGDNTGNFVPPIHWEIFKGEDCIIVAMPKGGGSENASVVKMLPPGVGIKGVKKFVLEWIASLGGDPCPPTTVGVGIGGSANVAMDLAKNALIRKIGERHKNKEIAKIEEELLEAINSTGIGAMGLGGKTTVLDVHVEVAHRHPASLPVAIAVQCWANRRKSIKIDKEGKIWNID, from the coding sequence ATGAAAGATAAGATAACAAATGCCATCGCTGATTTAATTTCTTCTGCTGTAATTGATTTGTCCTCAGATGTTGAAGAGGCACTGAGGAAGGCGATGGAAAAAGAAGATGAAATAGGAAAAGCGCAACTTAAAGCAATTCTTGAAAATGTTGAGCTTGCAAGAAAACAGAAAAAGCCAATTTGCCAGGATACAGGAACACCAACTTTTTTTGTAAAACTGGGAGTAGATTTTCCATATAGAGGTATAATTGAAGAAGCAATTGTTGAAGGAGTAAGAATAGCAACAAAAAATGTGCCTCTGCGCCCGAATGCGGTTGACCCTATAACAGGAAAAAACAGCGGTGATAATACAGGAAATTTTGTTCCCCCGATACACTGGGAAATCTTTAAGGGAGAGGATTGCATAATTGTTGCGATGCCCAAAGGAGGGGGCTCGGAAAATGCTTCTGTTGTAAAAATGCTTCCTCCGGGAGTGGGAATTAAAGGAGTTAAAAAATTTGTGCTCGAATGGATTGCATCGCTTGGCGGCGACCCCTGCCCGCCCACAACTGTAGGTGTTGGGATTGGTGGGAGTGCGAATGTCGCCATGGATTTAGCAAAGAATGCATTGATAAGGAAAATAGGAGAAAGGCACAAAAACAAGGAGATTGCAAAAATTGAGGAAGAGCTTCTGGAGGCGATAAATTCTACTGGTATAGGAGCAATGGGGTTAGGGGGAAAAACAACAGTGCTTGATGTGCATGTTGAAGTTGCTCATCGCCATCCCGCATCACTTCCTGTTGCAATAGCTGTTCAATGCTGGGCAAATAGAAGGAAAAGCATTAAAATAGATAAGGAGGGAAAAATATGGAATATAGATTGA
- a CDS encoding fumarate hydratase C-terminal domain-containing protein translates to MEYRLNLPVGEEEILKIKAGDVVYLNGTVVTARDEAHKKAIEMYDKKEKLPIDFSKVAVYHCGPIVKKEKEGWVAIAAGPTTSRRMEIFEYDFIKRFGTRIIVGKGGMGEKTGKACKEFKAIYAAFTGGAAVLAANAIKEVRGVFWLEEMGMPEALWVFEVENFGPLVVTIDAHGKNITEEVKEKASEIVKKIEFK, encoded by the coding sequence ATGGAATATAGATTGAATTTACCAGTCGGCGAAGAAGAAATTTTGAAGATAAAAGCTGGAGATGTTGTGTATTTAAATGGCACGGTTGTAACCGCAAGAGATGAGGCACATAAAAAAGCAATAGAAATGTATGATAAAAAAGAAAAATTGCCAATTGATTTTTCAAAAGTTGCAGTTTATCACTGCGGACCAATAGTAAAGAAAGAAAAGGAAGGATGGGTTGCCATTGCAGCTGGTCCAACAACAAGCAGAAGAATGGAGATATTTGAATACGATTTTATAAAGAGATTTGGAACCAGAATAATAGTAGGCAAAGGGGGAATGGGTGAAAAAACAGGCAAAGCATGCAAGGAATTTAAAGCAATATATGCAGCATTTACTGGCGGGGCGGCGGTTCTTGCTGCGAATGCAATAAAAGAAGTTAGAGGTGTTTTCTGGCTTGAAGAAATGGGTATGCCAGAGGCACTATGGGTTTTTGAAGTTGAAAATTTTGGTCCTCTGGTAGTTACAATAGATGCTCACGGGAAGAATATAACTGAAGAGGTTAAGGAAAAAGCTAGCGAAATTGTTAAAAAAATTGAATTCAAATAA